The nucleotide window CGAAGTGCTGCTGAGGTCCCTCCACCTGGTCGGCGAAGTGCGAGCAGCCCACACAGCCTTCCTCCCAGCCGGGAGCGAGCATGAAGTGGTAGATGATGAGCTGACGCTTCGACCCGAAGAGGTCCGCGAGCTTCCGTTTTCCGTCCAGCGTCTCGAAGGTATAATCCTTCTCCACCTTCTCCCATGGCAGGGCACGGCGGGCGGCATTCACTTCATCGCTGAGAGCGGTGAGTTCCTTTTCCCTTTTCAGGAGTTCCTTGCGGGCCTCGATCCATTGGTCGTGCGGCAGTACGGCATGACCGGTGATGGCGTCTTCCACGCCGTGGATTCCCTGGTGTTTCATGGTCGTCGTGGTGGATTGAGGTTTGAAGATTACTTCGCGCGGTGGGCGTGGACGGTGACGCAGGTGCGCCACTCGCCGTCATCGCCCTGGATCGCGCTGGTGAAGAGCTTGTGATCCGGCGTGAGCAGTTCGATGCGCTCGCGGAAGCGCATGGTCTTGCCGGGCTCCATCGGGCAGGAGCCTTCGGTGTGGAAGGTGAGGACCTTGCCATCGTCCGAGACCTCGCCTTCGTAGTTCCAGAGGCGGCTGGTCATGGTGTCCACCCAGGTGGCGATGTACTTCTGCTTCTCCGGCGAGTAGCCGATGGTGAAGATCGCGCCGAAGGGCATCTCGGGAGATTCGCTCTTGGTCTCGCTGATGAGCCAGAAGCCGCCGAGCATGCGGGAGCTGTCGTGGCCGACGGTTTTCATCGGCGGCTGGTCCGGCATGCACTGGAGCTCGGCGGCGGTCTTCCATTCGCCGGCGAGGCGCTCAAGCCAGGCGTGTTCGGCCACGGGCGGCGGCATCTGAGGCATGCCGGTGGCGGGAGCTTCGGGAGTTTGGGTCGTGCTCATGGTGGTGGTGATGTTTGGTGTTTCGGGGTTCGAAGTGAGATCGCGTTTCCGATCTTCACCCTATTGACGAACGGCGGACGCGTCTCAGGACACGCCGGGACATTTTTTCGGAAAATATTTCCGATGTCCTGAAACGATCGTTCGAATTTGTGGCCACGCGCCCATTCGGACACCCTTTTCACAGGAAGGGCATCCGCGCCACTGGAGTTTGACCTCCAGTTTCGCTTTTGGCAGCCGACGAGGGAGATACTCGATCATTGCTTGCTTTTTCTTGCGTTGTGGCTTCGATGATTGCGTAGACATGACCTCGACCGAGCGCAAAAAGGCAACCGTCATAACAAAATATATTTTGGAGTCGTTTGCTGCAAATGACTGGTATGAACTCGGGCAAATTACAGGAAAGCTAGATTTAATTACGGAGCATCCTCGGCTTCTTCGAGCGTTAGGTTTTGGGGATGATGATTATGGACATTGTGTTGCAGAAGTATTGAATAATATTTTATCATCAGATTCTTCGCTGATTGATGAAATAGTTAATCATTTCGATATGGATCTATGGTATCAGCAAAAGGATCCCGCCAAATTTCAAAGAGTATTTTCAGATACCCGATCGATTTCAGCGGATTTTTGGAGGGAGGGTTTTTTGAAATTATTTATAAGTCATCTAACCTCCAATAAAGATAAGATGTCTGTATTGAAATCCGCCTTGGGAAACTGGGGGGTTTCGGCATTTGTTGCTCACGAGGATATCGAGGCTTCCCGAGAGTGGTTGAATGAGGTGGAAATAGGACTTCAAACAATGGAGATATTAGTAGCAGTTGTGGAACCAGGATTCAGAGAATCAGACTGGTGCGCTCAAGAAGTCGGATATGCATTGGGAAGGAATGTAGACATTATTCCGTTGAAAGCTGGGATGGATCCGTTTGGTTTCTTTGGGAAATTTCAAGGAGTTCAGATTAAAGGTAAATTTCCAGAAGAGGTGGCATATGAGATTGTGCGGTTGTTGCTAAAAAAGCCGAAGTATAGAAATAGACTTCTTGAGTGTATGAGTCGTGCTTTTTCTACATTGTCGTCAACACTGAAAATAAAATTAATAGGTGTGCTTGATTCTTGGAGTGTAGTGACCGATGATCAGACTAAATCCCTTTTGGAAACCAGCTCAATGTCTGATTATGAGCGTATTAAGTTGAAGGATCTTGTTGGGAGAGTGGGGGCGTTTAAAGTTCATCAAAACGCAGAGATTTGGGATGATGATGAAATTCCCTTTTAGTGCTGAAATTCAGGTTTGTCTGTGGAATTCCAACGCATGTCCAGCATCGTTGATGTCATGATCGCCATAAAGAAACTCTCCACCGGTGCCTCATAGGAGAAGGGGGGCAGCATCATGCCATGTAGGCGATTTCCGTATTGGGACGTTTTATCGAGGTGTATCCAGCGAGCCGAATACCATCAATACGACGGGGCGCATCAGCTAGATCGGCAAATGCTCAAACCTGATATTTTTCTTTTTCAGAACCCTAACAAACTTCCGTTTTGCACTCTTGCTTTATCGACAGCGACGCATCCGCGCCAAGGTTCCTCACGACGTCCTCCCGCAGCCCGGCGATGAACTTGCCCATGTCCCGCCAGATGGTGCTGTAGAACTCGCGGTCGGTGGCACCCAGCGCCACCAGCGCGCCACGGTGATTGATCCACAGCACTGTTCCGGCGGTCAAGCCACGCAGGCGGAAAAGGGCCTCCCAAAGGCGGCCGTAACGTTTGCCCTTGTGGCGGCCATCACTGGCGAGGCGGGCGCGATGAAAGGCGATGTGCCCGGCTTCGTCGCGGATGATCAGGCGGCACATGCCGCGCAGCGCTTCATCCCCGCCGTGGCGGTGCAGCATCTTGTAGTACACATGGCTTACGATCTCGGTGAGCAGCAAAGCGTAGAGCTCGAAGCCGACCCCGAGCCATTTCCGCAGTCCGCAGAAGAGCCCGAAGCTCCAGTGGTTGTCGATCGGCCTTCCACCGAGCCGTGCGAGCATCACGCCGAGCAACCGGGAATGCTCGACTTCTTCCGCGAACCACAGGTCCACCAGCGTGTGGATGCCGGGATCCGAGGTCAGCAGACTTTCGCGGTTCCATGCGATCAGATAGGCCGGACCGCCGCCATCACCGAGCTGGAATTGTTGGATCGAGCGGGTCAGTTTTGCCAGCCGCTTGCCTTGGAGATCGAGTGGTGCATCCCAATCCGGTTCCGGGCGTTCGATGCCATTGCGGCGGAAGTGGGCGATCCAATAGTCGATGTTCATGATGCCCGGAAGCTTCCATGCGAATGGGAAGCTCCGGCGCGGGCGCGATGAAAAGCGGGTGAAGATTGGCCGAACGTGCGGCGCGATTACTTCCCGTGCCTTGCGCGGATGCGGGCGAGGGCTTCCTGGCCCTCCGGAGTATCGCTCCAAGAGGGAAGCTCCAGGTAGTCGGCGGCCTCGCGGCAGGCGGTGGCCTCGGCCGCATCGCTCATGCGGGTGGCGGCTTGGCGCAGGATGGGAATGGCATCCTGTTCGCCAAGCTGGATCAGGCCGTCACGGGCCGCGAGGCGGATGTCCGGATCGGGATCCTGAAGAAAGGCGGCGATGGTTTTTACCGCTGCCTGTTCATAGGTGGTTACGGCCTCCTCAATGCTCTGCCGTGCCGCGGCGCGTTGTTCCGGAGAGGCGGGCGGTGCCGACTTCGTTCCGATCAGCGGGCCGGCAGCTGGTGCCGTTTCCTTGGCGCGCTCCGTCCTGGATGGCGGAGCAAGGCCTGCCACCGGTAAGGACGGGGCAGGCTCATGACGCAAGGCGAAGATCCCGAGGCCGATACCCAGAACCGCCACTGCGGCGATGGCGGCGCCCCCGCGTTTCATGGAGTCGAGGGAGCAGGGGAGGCGTCCGCGTTTTTGGCTCCCGGCGCGGCAGGTGTGGCATTCGTGTCCGGGAAATAGGTTTCCAAACGCAGGCCGACGCCGTTGGCGGTCTTGTAGGTACCGGTGTAGGTGGTTTTGCCCAGAACCTCCACCACGGCTGGCACCGCTGCTACATCGTCATTTTCAGCGTTGGTGGGACCCGCGTTGGCTGGTTTGGCAGCGACAGGGGCGACGTAGCCGATGGTGCCGATGAGACTGTAGGTTTCCGAGCGGACGATGATCGGATAGGGGGTGTTGGCAATCTTCACGCCGGTGGTCTTCTTCGACTCGGTGCCGGAGAAAGTGCCGCCGCCATTGTTCACGGAAATCGCGCCGTAGGTGAAGCTGTTCACCACATTGCTGGTAGTGGAGCCAGAGCCACCGGAGCCGCCGCTGCCACCTCCGGTGGTGGCGACGGCCTTGTTGGCGCGGCCTTTGACCGCAGGTTGCGTCAACAGATCATCCGGGATGGAGATGGCGGGCTTGCCCGGTTTGAAGGCATAGATGTCACCGGCATCCGCATCATCGGTGAAGCGGGAGAGCGACCAGCCTTTGATGGAACCATCGAGGAGACCGTCCGCGTTCATCGCCGTCAGGATCTCCTGGTTGGTGAAGCGGGCTGCGGCCTTGGCGTCTTCATTGATCGTGGCCTGCAGGGCGACAGGCGCGCGCACGCCGACCTTCACTTCAGGTTCATCCGCGCCAAAGGAAAAAGAGGCAGCGCCGAGCAGTCCGGCGGTCACAAGGGTGATGGATTTCATGAGATGGGAAAATATTTGGAATGGATGGGAGCGAGACCCGTCCTTGCACGTAGGAAACGCCACATCACCGGACATTTATCGGCGGATTTCCATGGAAAAAAACCGGGTGGCCCGAGGACGGCCCGAGAATGGTCATGCAATTTGCGCGGAATGCTCTTTGGGTCCCCGGTCGGTGTTCTGTGGGGCACGCATGAGGCCCTCTCATCGGAAATGAGGGTTGTCCTGCCGTGCGCTCATTTTGAGGTATTGGAACGCCGTTTTGCAATGAGTCCGCAGCATCGCGAAGGCGACGACGATTCACCTTCGGAAAGCCGCCGCAGGGACGGGTTGGCAAACGCCGCGCTCTATCAGCAGGCGACCACATGAAAGCAACCACCACCTCCCTGCTGATGCTGACCGCCGCTCCGGTTTTCGCCGGAACGCCCGCCCCCCAAGTCGATGCACCCGCTTCTTCCGGAAGCTGGCTCGACGATTTCAAGCTCGATGCCGAACTGCGAGCCCGTGCCGAATGGACGGACAACGTCCGCGATTTCAACGACGACCTGAACGCCAGCGATGACGATGGCTGGCTGGCCACCCGCGCCCGTCTCGGCCTCGGCTGGACGCCGGAGAAGTGGCTGAAGATTTATGCCCAGGGGCAGGATGTCCGCGAATTCTTCTCCGGCCGTCCGCATGATACGCTGGGTGGAGCGAATGGTGATGACAGCTTCGACCTCCGCCAGGCTTACATCCAGCTCGGCGATCTCAAGCAGTGGCCGCTCCAGCTCACACTGGGCCGCCAGCCGCTGGACTATGGCTCGAAGCGTATTCTCGCCGACTCCGTGTGGGGCAACTATGGCCGCACCTTCGATGCGGCGAAGCTCACCTGGCAGATCAACAAGGACTGGAGCGTGGATGCCTTCGCCGGAAACGTGGTCACGATCGAGGAAGACCAGTTCAACGACTCCGACCACAATGCCGACCTCATCGGCATTTACGCCACTGGCAAGATCCCGCTCGGACAGACGCTCGATTTTTACGCCATTCACCTCGACAGCGAGCATTCCACGATGGCTCCGGTGAAGGGCGACTTCTGGACGCTCGGTTCGCGTCTCTTCAAGAAGCCCGGCAAGGATTCGCCGTGGGACTGGGAACTGGAGGCCGTGCTCCAGACTGGCAACGTGATGTTCGGGAAGAAGGATCTCGATCTGCTGGCCTTCGGGGGACAGGCCACGCTCGGCTACACTTTCGCCGACTGCACCTGGTCGCCTCGCCTGAGCGCGAACTACAGCTATGCCAGCGGTGACGATGACCGCACGGATGGCGATCAGCACCGCCTCCAGCCGGTGTATCCCTCCACCCACACCATGAACGGCCTGCTGGATTCCATCGGCTGGGCGAACGTTCATGACCCATACTTGGAATTCACCGTGGTGCCAGCGAAGGATTGGAAGATCGGCCTCCAAGGCCATGCTTTCTTCCGTGCGGAAACCGGGGACTTCGTTTACCGCGCGAATGGTTCGACGCCGGTCCGCATGCCTGCCGGTTACAATGGCGAGAGCTTCGTGGGCACGGAACTGGACCTCTACGTGCAGGGTGCTCTCACGAAGAACCTGGAGTTGCTCGCAGGCGTGGGTGCGCTGTTCGCCGGAGACTATCTGGACAGCACTGGCACCGATGATACCGCGAAGACCGCCTACCTCCAACTCACCTACAAGTATTGATGATGCGGGCCGGTTTTAGAACCGGTCCTGTAGCAGACGTAGCTCATCGCGCCGCGGATCCGGCTCCAGGGTGCCTCCATCATCGGAGACATCGGGCGCCCGTTCCGCGGCGCAGACCGTACCGAGCATGCTTGTTTCTAGCCATTCGCCGGTCTCAAGCATGTCTGGGGGTGGCGTGTCCGGCATGGGAGTGTCGATCACCCCATGGTAAGGGATTTCGCTCATGCCTTCTCATACACCGGAGCGGGGAGGCTGTCGCGTGACAGTTTCTTCAGAAATGGTAGCCGGAGTCGTGAGACTTCGGGCTGGGTGGACTTACCCTTGTCGCATCGCTTCCTTTCGGTGAATCGAGAGCAGACTGGATGTGCGGGAAACGACGGGACCCAACCCAGCCTGAAGTCTTACGACTCCAGCTACGTCAGAAGGGCGCTAGGTTCACGCGCGTTGCTGGAACGGGTAATCGACGGTAGGATCGCGATCGGTGGGGCGGGCGGGCATGTTGCCCGGAGTGGAGGCGGACAATTCGCCGATGAGAATGTAGTCCTCCGGCGTTTCCAGCTCTCCGGTTGCCGTGAGGCTTCCCGGTTCGACGGATTCCGTCCAGACACCGCCAGCCACGGCACGGCCCGATCTCACCAGCAGGTCGCGCAATTCCGGCTGGGTCATCTCGGTGCGGGAAATGACGATCAGGCGCGCTTCCTCCATCGCGGGCGGCTGCCAGAGATGAGTGAAAACCTTGTAGTGATACCACGGGTCGTTTCCTCTTTGGTGGGCCATACTGTCATATTCGCCGTACATCGACCGAACGTCAAGGAGCCGCTGGAACCAAGCGTTGGCGGGGCTTGGGTGGAATGCGGTGGCTTCCTGTTGGAGTGTTTCGGCCCGTCCTTGCAATTCGCCCGCGCGCGGTGAAAATCCGGGTCCCGTGACCGCCGCTCCGAAGCCACTTTCCGCCTCCCTCCTGCTCGTCCTGACCGCCACTGGCATGGCTGCGGAGGAGTTCTCCTATGACTCGCTCCGCGCCGAGGCCCGCACGCTGGCCGCCGCGCCCTACGAAGCGCCGAAGGACAATCTGGCCGACTATTGGAAGAATTTGACCTACGACCAGCATCGTGACATCCGCTTCAAGATGGAGTCCGGCCTGTGGTGGGACCAGAAGGTGAATTTCTCCGTGGATTTCTTCCATCCCGGCTGGACCACGAAGCGCACCATCTCCGTGTCCGAGGTGGTGGGGGGCAAATCGAGCCACCTCGATTTCAACCAGAGCCTCTTCAATTACGGCAAGAACGTCATCCCGAAGGGCACGCCCGCGCCGCAGGGCTACGCCGGCTGGCGCGCTCGCACGCACCTGAACTCGGAGGACTACATGGATGAGTTCCTGGTGTTCCAGGGTGCGAGCTACTTCCGCGCGATCCCCCAGAAAACCGTGTATGGTCTTTCCGCCCGTGGCCTCTCGCTGAACAGCGGTCTGCCCGGGGTGCCGGAGGAGTTTCCGGATTTCACCGAATTCCACCTCCAGCGTCCGGGCAAGGAGGACAAGTCGCTCAAAGCTTGGGCGTTGCTCAATGGCCCGAGTGTCGCGGGGGCGTATCAATTCACCGTCACCCCCGGCGTGGAAACCGTGATGGATGTGGAGGCCGAGCTGACGTTCCGCAGACCGGTCCAACAGGTCGGCCTCGCGCCATTCTCCAGCATGTTCTGGTTCGGCGAGGGTACCCAGCCGCGCCCCTATGATCATCGCCCGGAGGTTCACGACAGCGATGGTGTCCTGATGGAACTGGGCAGCGGCAATCTCCACTTCCGCCCCTTGGAACATGCCAATGACCGCTTCCGCCATTGTGTCTTCCGCCTGGAGAAACCGCGCTCGTGGTCGCTGCTGCAGCGTGATCGTTCGTTCTCGTCCTATCAGGATCTGGAGGCCGGTTATCACAACCGCCCGAGCGTGAAGGTGGAGCCGGTGGAGGGCTTCGACCTCGGCAAGCTGCACCTCATCGAGATGCCCACGCATGACGAGACGGATGACAACGTGATCCTGCTGTGGGAACCGGAGCCGGGCTTGGAAGTGGGCAAGGCCTATCGCTTCCATTACCGCCTGCGCTGGATGCGCGATCCCGCGCCGTCCGGGCTTTTCCAAGTGAAGGCCACGCGCCCCGGTGTGCCGGTGAAGCAGCCGGGCCAGATGCTGGTTTCGGTCGATTTCGCCAAGCCGCTTTACCCTGAGAAGAAAGTCGGTGATCCGAAGTGGGACGATGCCACCAAGATCAAGCCGGTGGTCACGCTGAACAAGGAAGGCGTGAAGCTCGTCCACGTCGGCCTCACCGATCTGAGCATGGCGAACGTGGATGATATCGCCGTCGCCGATGGCCGCAATCCGGCGATGCATATGCCGCAGGTGCTGCGCGCGTTCTTCGTGTTCGAGCCCGGACAGGAGAAGGACATCGACATGACCTGCGAGCTCCAGGATGCATCCGGCAAAGTCCTTTCCGAGCGCTGGGTGTATTTGTGGAGCAAGTGAGCGGAACGTATCTTGCGTGGCTGAAGTGGTGACCCTTCAGGCTGGGTGGATTTGGGCTCATCCTGAGATTTCGGACGTCTTGTGACTACCGCATAATCTCCCTTCGGAGGCAGGGGAGCGAAGAGAGTCGCAAGGCGGGGGGATATGCCCCGCCCGAAGTCTGACGACTCCGGCTACGAAGAGATCTCAGAGCACCCGGATGCAGCACGGATAGCGGTACCACTCTCCGCGGTTCGCGGCGATGGCGGCCATGATTTCCGCCACCAGCATGAGAATGGCCACGATGAAAAGCACCGGGAACAGGACGATGCCGATGCCACCAAGAAACATCAGCAGGATCATCAGCGCGCCGCCGCTGAAGAGATAGATCAGCTTTGTGATCTGGAAGTTCAACGCCTCGCGGCCATGGTGGTCGATATAGCGGGACTGGTCTTTTCGCACCAGCCACAGGATCAGCGGGCCGAGGAAACCGGTGAAGATTGGCAGGAGATGGCACAATAATCCCATCGTCCGTTCCTCTTCCGTGGACAATGGATAGGTGGGTGATGGAATCATCATGCCGGGCGGCAATGCCGGAGGCGGCTGCGGCAGCATCGGCGGTGCGGCAGGTGGCTGCACCATCGGCGGCGGCACCGGTGGCATGGAGGTATCGGATTCCATGGGCAAGGACGATAGCCTGCGGAGAAGGGGAGTCGAGAATGCTCTTTATGCGGATGCCTCTGCGTACGTAGTTCCTCCTTCAGGAGGGCTGGGTGGATTCGGTTACGGAAATACGGCGGCCCGGTCCATGGACCTCCGTTTCAGAGATTTCTGAAAGCGGGCGTGGAGGAACCAGACTGCTGCACTGGCGGAGGTAATTTTTCCCCGCCCGCCTGAAGGCGGAACTCCGTACGAAGACTACTTCGCCGCGCCGATGAACTTCACCAGATCCTCGCGGGCCTTTACGCGGTCGGGCGGGTTGAGGTAGAACATGTGGCCGGCATCGTAGTAGGTGAAACTCACGTTCCCGCGCTGCGGTTCCGGCAGCTCGAACATGTGGCGGAAGGTGTGCGCGATGCCATCGGGCGGGCAGGCGAGGTCGGAGTGACCACACATGACCATCACCTTCAGGTGTGGGTTGTCGCGCATGGCCTTGGCGATGCGGCTTCCGAGGTTCGTCGCGCCGCGGCTGGAGTTCCAGTTCCACGGGTTGACCTTGCCGGTGAGGATCTCGTAAGGCTGGTCTTCCTTCCAACCGAGATCGCGGCCGAGGTAGGTCAGCATCGCGGTGGAGAAGGCTCCCTGGGCGAGCGAATAGGAAGGATCGTAGTCCGGTTCCAGCTCCGCCTCGCTGGTGGCACCCCAGGCGACACGCGCGTCGAAACGGCCGATCACCTTGTGCTCCTTGCGCAGCAGCTCGGCTTCGAATTGCGATGGCGAAAGCCGCAGGTCATTGGCGAGCCAGATCGAAGCATCGACACCGCTGTAGGATGTGAGCTTGTCCGCCAGTTTGGCGCGCTCGTCAGAGGAGAGCTCGGTGCCGCGCAGCAGGGCGGTGGCGTATTCACCGAAGGCGAACTTCCGCGCCTCTTCGAACAACGCATTGCGATCGCCCTTGAGCTTGCCGTGGAAATGACCGACCGAGGCATACACCGGCAGGAACACGGGATAGACGATGTCATCGCCCGGGCCGCCGCCGAGCGTGCGCAGATCGAGGACGGAGGAAAGCATCACCACCCCGTTCAGGCTCATTCCATAGCGGGATTGCAGATGGTTCGCGAGACCGGCCGCGCGGATGCCACCGTAGGACTCGCCCAGCAGGAATTTCGGAGAGCTCCAGCGGTCGTGCTCGGTGATCCAGCGGCGGATGAAATCGCCCACGGAATTGACGTCCTCTTCCACGCCGTGGAATTCGTTCGGCTTCACATCCTTTTCGACGCGGCTGTAGCCGGTGGAGACTGGATCAATGAAAACGAGATCGCAGACATCCAGGATGCTCTCCGGATTGTCGATCACCTGGGCGGGCGGCGGCGGAGCCTGGGTGCCATCTCCGGGAATATCGACCCGCTTTGGTCCGAGCATGCCGAGGTGCAGCCAGACCGCGGAGGAGCCGGGGCCGCCATTGAAAGCGAACATCACCGGTCGCTTGGCACGCTCGGCATCGCTCAGACCGGTGCGGGTGTAGGTGACGTGGAAGACCGAGGCGCGGGGTTTGCCCTCGTCTTCCTTCAGCATGATCTTGGCGGTGGTAACCTCGTAGGGGATCGGTTTGCCACCGATGGTCACCGTGGCCGAGCGGGTGACGGGTGGGGAATCCTTGGCGTCCTTGCCCTCTTTCCCTTCCTTGGTTTCCTTCGGAGCCTCCTTGTCTGTCTTCTCTGCCTTTTCCACCTTGTCGGGTTTCTCGGCTTTGGCGGGTTCCTTCTGACCTTCCGCGTTGATGGCGGTCAAGGTCAGGGCGGCGAGAGCGGTCAGAGCGAGGCGGGTGGGTTTCATGGCGGAATCAGGGAATAAGTGGAGACGGAGCGATGCGGGAACGTCTTACAGCGATGCCGGGTGGTGGGACATTCTGAAAAAGTGCGGGTAGCGCGGAGGTCCTCCTTCGCGCCCAAGGAGGACGGCTTTTCGGGTGAAGGCCGTCCCTGTCCAACAGCAGGCCGTTCACAGCCCGCTTGGAGGCCCTTTCTCAATGCATCGGCGCGCCCTTGGCCACGCGCGAGGCTTCGGACTGGAATGCCAGACGATGTCCGGCCAGTCCATCGAGCCCCGGCGGCAAAGCCTGCGGTCCCTTGAACAGACCCTCGAGCGCGTCCACGATCCCGTAGTCGCCGCCACCGTGACCGGCATAGCCTTCATCCGCGGGCTTCACGATCTCCACCGGCTCGATCAGGCCGTGCTCGTGATGGCGCAGCCACAGCTCCGGCGCACCGGCCTCGTGATAGGGATGCCCACCCTTGAGCGCGGCCTTGGTGCCGTAGATCTCGATCGCGCGGGCGTAGTCGAAGGCCGTCATCGTGTGGGTGACGGTGATGCCGTTCTCCAATTCGCAGGCGAGCACCTGATGATCCACCACGTCATTGTCGCAGTGATAGACACAGCGGCCCCATGGCGAGGTGCGCAGGAAATCGAGCACGGTGTCATCGTCCGCCTGTTCCCAGCCATCC belongs to Luteolibacter ambystomatis and includes:
- a CDS encoding DUF1579 domain-containing protein; the encoded protein is MSTTQTPEAPATGMPQMPPPVAEHAWLERLAGEWKTAAELQCMPDQPPMKTVGHDSSRMLGGFWLISETKSESPEMPFGAIFTIGYSPEKQKYIATWVDTMTSRLWNYEGEVSDDGKVLTFHTEGSCPMEPGKTMRFRERIELLTPDHKLFTSAIQGDDGEWRTCVTVHAHRAK
- a CDS encoding TIR domain-containing protein is translated as MTSTERKKATVITKYILESFAANDWYELGQITGKLDLITEHPRLLRALGFGDDDYGHCVAEVLNNILSSDSSLIDEIVNHFDMDLWYQQKDPAKFQRVFSDTRSISADFWREGFLKLFISHLTSNKDKMSVLKSALGNWGVSAFVAHEDIEASREWLNEVEIGLQTMEILVAVVEPGFRESDWCAQEVGYALGRNVDIIPLKAGMDPFGFFGKFQGVQIKGKFPEEVAYEIVRLLLKKPKYRNRLLECMSRAFSTLSSTLKIKLIGVLDSWSVVTDDQTKSLLETSSMSDYERIKLKDLVGRVGAFKVHQNAEIWDDDEIPF
- a CDS encoding ferritin-like domain-containing protein — encoded protein: MNIDYWIAHFRRNGIERPEPDWDAPLDLQGKRLAKLTRSIQQFQLGDGGGPAYLIAWNRESLLTSDPGIHTLVDLWFAEEVEHSRLLGVMLARLGGRPIDNHWSFGLFCGLRKWLGVGFELYALLLTEIVSHVYYKMLHRHGGDEALRGMCRLIIRDEAGHIAFHRARLASDGRHKGKRYGRLWEALFRLRGLTAGTVLWINHRGALVALGATDREFYSTIWRDMGKFIAGLREDVVRNLGADASLSIKQECKTEVC
- a CDS encoding HEAT repeat domain-containing protein; this encodes MKRGGAAIAAVAVLGIGLGIFALRHEPAPSLPVAGLAPPSRTERAKETAPAAGPLIGTKSAPPASPEQRAAARQSIEEAVTTYEQAAVKTIAAFLQDPDPDIRLAARDGLIQLGEQDAIPILRQAATRMSDAAEATACREAADYLELPSWSDTPEGQEALARIRARHGK
- a CDS encoding alginate export family protein, which gives rise to MKATTTSLLMLTAAPVFAGTPAPQVDAPASSGSWLDDFKLDAELRARAEWTDNVRDFNDDLNASDDDGWLATRARLGLGWTPEKWLKIYAQGQDVREFFSGRPHDTLGGANGDDSFDLRQAYIQLGDLKQWPLQLTLGRQPLDYGSKRILADSVWGNYGRTFDAAKLTWQINKDWSVDAFAGNVVTIEEDQFNDSDHNADLIGIYATGKIPLGQTLDFYAIHLDSEHSTMAPVKGDFWTLGSRLFKKPGKDSPWDWELEAVLQTGNVMFGKKDLDLLAFGGQATLGYTFADCTWSPRLSANYSYASGDDDRTDGDQHRLQPVYPSTHTMNGLLDSIGWANVHDPYLEFTVVPAKDWKIGLQGHAFFRAETGDFVYRANGSTPVRMPAGYNGESFVGTELDLYVQGALTKNLELLAGVGALFAGDYLDSTGTDDTAKTAYLQLTYKY
- a CDS encoding glucan biosynthesis protein, with the protein product MTAAPKPLSASLLLVLTATGMAAEEFSYDSLRAEARTLAAAPYEAPKDNLADYWKNLTYDQHRDIRFKMESGLWWDQKVNFSVDFFHPGWTTKRTISVSEVVGGKSSHLDFNQSLFNYGKNVIPKGTPAPQGYAGWRARTHLNSEDYMDEFLVFQGASYFRAIPQKTVYGLSARGLSLNSGLPGVPEEFPDFTEFHLQRPGKEDKSLKAWALLNGPSVAGAYQFTVTPGVETVMDVEAELTFRRPVQQVGLAPFSSMFWFGEGTQPRPYDHRPEVHDSDGVLMELGSGNLHFRPLEHANDRFRHCVFRLEKPRSWSLLQRDRSFSSYQDLEAGYHNRPSVKVEPVEGFDLGKLHLIEMPTHDETDDNVILLWEPEPGLEVGKAYRFHYRLRWMRDPAPSGLFQVKATRPGVPVKQPGQMLVSVDFAKPLYPEKKVGDPKWDDATKIKPVVTLNKEGVKLVHVGLTDLSMANVDDIAVADGRNPAMHMPQVLRAFFVFEPGQEKDIDMTCELQDASGKVLSERWVYLWSK
- a CDS encoding DUF4870 domain-containing protein; the encoded protein is MESDTSMPPVPPPMVQPPAAPPMLPQPPPALPPGMMIPSPTYPLSTEEERTMGLLCHLLPIFTGFLGPLILWLVRKDQSRYIDHHGREALNFQITKLIYLFSGGALMILLMFLGGIGIVLFPVLFIVAILMLVAEIMAAIAANRGEWYRYPCCIRVL
- a CDS encoding S10 family peptidase yields the protein MKPTRLALTALAALTLTAINAEGQKEPAKAEKPDKVEKAEKTDKEAPKETKEGKEGKDAKDSPPVTRSATVTIGGKPIPYEVTTAKIMLKEDEGKPRASVFHVTYTRTGLSDAERAKRPVMFAFNGGPGSSAVWLHLGMLGPKRVDIPGDGTQAPPPPAQVIDNPESILDVCDLVFIDPVSTGYSRVEKDVKPNEFHGVEEDVNSVGDFIRRWITEHDRWSSPKFLLGESYGGIRAAGLANHLQSRYGMSLNGVVMLSSVLDLRTLGGGPGDDIVYPVFLPVYASVGHFHGKLKGDRNALFEEARKFAFGEYATALLRGTELSSDERAKLADKLTSYSGVDASIWLANDLRLSPSQFEAELLRKEHKVIGRFDARVAWGATSEAELEPDYDPSYSLAQGAFSTAMLTYLGRDLGWKEDQPYEILTGKVNPWNWNSSRGATNLGSRIAKAMRDNPHLKVMVMCGHSDLACPPDGIAHTFRHMFELPEPQRGNVSFTYYDAGHMFYLNPPDRVKAREDLVKFIGAAK